TGTTAATTTCCATATACTTTTTGGCATTATCCCACGCACCACCAGTATTTGCCAAATGGAAGGCCAAGAAAATTCCTGTAATTACTGCACCCATTAAAAGTCCAACCACTGCAGAGGGTCCCAAAACAATACCAAGTATTATTGGAGCTGCAATTGTTATTGTTGCAGATTTCCAAAGCTCACGTAGTGAAGCTACTGTTGCAACATCTACACATTTTGCATAATCAGGTTTTGTTTTGCCTGTCAGAATGTCCGGAGTTTCTTTGAATTGTCGTCTTACTTCTTCTACCATCTTAGAGGCGGCCCTTGCTACCGCAGAAATAAGCTGACTTGTAATAAAGAATGGTAGTAGACCACCTACAAGCAATCCAATAACAACTGCTGGATTTGAAAGACTGTAATCAAAAACATGATGAAATACTTTTCCTGCCTCATATTGAAATGCTTGAATCATAGCCAGTGCCGCCAGACCTGCACTTGCAATTGCAAAACCTTTAGTCACTGCCTTTGTAGTATTTCCTACTGCATCAATTTCGTCTGTGACTTTGCGGTTTTCTTCTCCCATACTTGTCATTTCTACAATTCCACCGGCGTTATCACTGATAGGACCAAATGCGTCAATACTCAATACAATTCCTGCAAGGCTTAGCATTGCCATAGCTGTAAGTGAAGTACCAAAGATCCCATAAAGTGTAGATTGTGTAGGATCTGGTGCTGCAGATGATGCCAGTACATATGATGTAGCTAGAGCAACAACAATGGCAATCATAAAGGGACCTGTTGAGCGCATTCCTTGTATTATTCCCATTAGTGTAAGCGATGCATATCCCCATTTTGCAGAAGCAGCAATTTCTTGTACAGGTTTGAATCTGTAGCTTGTAAAGTAGTCGGTAATTCTCTGTATTACTGGAACTAGAATAACTCCTATCACTGTACTACCAAACAGTGCATAGGCAATCTGTGTATGACCAAGGAAAAGATATGTAAAAACAAAATTAAGTGCAATAGCTATTGCAGCAGAAACATAAAATGCATTGGCAAGTGGTTTGTTTACATCTGTCATTTTTCTAGGTGTTATAGTTGCAATACCAATTATAGATGCAAATAATCCTGAAGCACCAATTAACATTGGATAAAACAAGTTTTGTGGAGTTCCAATCAATCCTGCAATCAGTAACGATGCAAGCATAGTTACAATATATGATTCATAGATATCAGAACCCATTCCAGCTGCGTCTCCTACATTGTCTCCTACGTTATCAGCAATCGTTGCTGGGTTTCGTGGGTCATCTTCTGGAATATTTGCTTCTACTTTTCCTACCAGATCTGCGCCCATATCTGCAGCCTTTGTGAAAATGCCACCACCAACTCTGATAAACAAGGCAATCAAACTAGCGCCTATACCAACTCCTGCAATTGTGATAGGATTAGGAAATGCAAAATAGAGTAAACTCATGCCCAAAAGAGCCATAGCAGGTACAGCAAGACCTACTGTTGCTCCGCCTCTAAATGCAAGTGCAAAGGTATGCCCAAGTCCTTTTCCAGATGCGTTTGCAGCTCTAACCGCTGCTTTTACTGTGATTTTAAGTGCGATCAATCCCGCAATAGCAGAAAGTCCAGCACCAACTGCAAAAGCAATACCGTTAGTAGATCCAATTGCAGCACCAATCAAGACTGCAAGACCTATAGCTATAGGAATAACAATTCTAAACTCTCTTCTCAAAAATGCCATTGCACCTACCCCTACTGCATTTGAAATATCTAGCATCTGCTGTGTTCCAGGTTTTTGTTTAGATACCCACGCTGCCAGGATTGTGGCAATGATAAAAGCGATAACTGACGCACCAACAGGAATCATTTCTTTGAGCGTCATTTACTAGATTTTTGCCTATTTGCGGTAAATATAAACCATATTAGAACGCAAAATATCTATTTTCTTTTCTTGTATGGTGCAAACGTTTTACCTGCAAGTCCTTGTCTTACTAGTTTGTTGAATCTTTTACCGTGGCTAAGATATGGGAACCGCATGTGGATCAATTCATGTACAATTGTATTTTCTAGAGTTTTTTCATCTGGCATTTTTCTAACATTTACAAAAATCATGTTGTGTTGCATATAGGAAACGCCATAATATTTGTACGCAGAGGTTCGTCTTCCTTCAGTCATTTCTTTTGGCACCTCAAGTACCTCTTTAGTAGTAAAAAGTACTCTTGGTTCTTGTATTCCAAACCTGTTTGCATAAATTCCAGTCTTTTCTAGAATTTTAAATCTCAGATTAGAATCAATCTTCATGACATGTAGTGTTTTAGTGAATGTTTAATTTCAGTTGTCAATTGTTCTGTTTGAACTAGTTTATTTTTTCTATTTTACCACGAAAATAGTTATCAGGGTCAGAACTTGTGTAGCTTAATCATTTATCATACAGCCACCGTGTCATCATTCCCCTCTATCTCATAGAATTCATGATAGATTGAGCTTTATTTCTCATCTCTACATTTACTGGTACAATTACAAGTCCTTCATTTGGCTGGCCATACAAAACTATCGAGTTTTCAGGTGCATACACCACTACAGGTAAAACCAACAAGTCTTCTTCGCCATTAACAGTAATCCTTACCGGTTTTGTAGACTGGAATGCTTTTTTTATTGTCTTTACACTTTCGATTGTAATTTCTGCAGGAGGATTGTTACAATTCAAAGTAGTTTTTATATTTCCAGATGGCATTTCTCTTTTAACTCTCTTTTCTACACCATCTACAATTTGCAACGATGGCACTATTTCATACTTGATTAATTTTTCAGTTGTTGCATCGCCAACTGAAATTACAAATGATCCCAGCGGAATATTTTTCAAAATACTCTCTTTAGTTATATCAGAATCTTTAAGCAAGACTCCTAATGGTTTTTTTAGTTTGTCTCGTAGGTTTTCTGGAAGATGCACAAGATATCTTTGTTTTAAACTATTTTTGTGTAGCTACTTCGGCTTTTATTTCCTCATTTAACTGGGATGCCAATATACTGCATCTTGCTGCAACATTTTTTGCAACATTAGTAAATGCAGATGCGTGTGCAGATTTTGGATCTGTCACTAGCACTGGCCTGCCTGAATCAGAACCTTCCATGATTCCAGGATTAAGTGGAATCTCACCTAGGAATGGAATACCATATTTTTCACTGATTTTTCTTGCCCCTCCCCTTCCAAAAACGTAATGATCTTTTTTACAATCTGGGCATTTGAAATAACTCATGTTTTCTATAATACCAATAATTGGAACGTTTAGTTTTTGAAACATGCCAAATGCCTTTACAGCAACATTACTTGCAACATCTTGCGGTGTTGTAACCACAAGTATTCCAGTAATTGGAATAGTTTGAGCCAGTGTTAGTGGGATATCTCCAGTACCTGGAGGAAGATCAACTATAAGATAATCCAAATCACTCCAATTAGTATCAACAAGGAACTGCTTGACAATTCCTGAAATTATAGGTCCTCTGTAAATTGCTGCTTGATGATCTTGTTCAGCAAAAAATCCAAACGAAACTACTTTGAGTCCATTGGATTCAGCTGGTTGTAGCTTGTTGTTTTCAACTTCCATTACAGCTTTTCCCATTCCAAGCATCAATGGAACGCTAGGTCCGTAAATGTCTGCATCAAGCAATCCAACTTTTGCACCAGACTGTGCCAATGCTAGTGCGAGGTTAACTGAAACCGTTGTCTTACCTACTCCGCCTTTACCACTTGCTACACCAATGATGTTTTTTACAGTTGGCATCATTTCATCCATGCTTAGTGCACGGCCTTCCATTACTTTGGCAGTTACCTTCAGATCAAGTTTTAAATTTCCTAGTGTACTTACTGCTTTTCTAACATCCTCTTCTATTTGATCATTAAATGGACATGCTGGAGTTGTAAGTTCAAGAGTAAATTTTAGATCGTTGGTGTTGATTTCTAGATCTTTAATCATGCCCATAGAAACAATGTCTTTTTTTAGATCAGGATCAATTACCGTGCTTAGGGTTCTAAGTACATCGTCTACTGATACCATAAATTGAAAAAGTCCAAATACGATATTTAAACATAGGCAAAAATGCTCAATTTTATCATCCAAAGATTCATAAATTGAAATTTTATTAAATTTCTTAGATGTTTTCTATATCTACACTTACTGACGTAGTTAGAATTCCGCCTAAATTGTTTGGGGAATCTCTCAAAAAAGCAGCAACTACCATACTTAGGGAAAAATACGAGAGTATGATAAATCCTGAACTTGGTTATGTAATTATGATTTTAGATACCAAAGTTGAAAAAATGGGAAAGATTGTTTCTGGCGATGGTGGTACATATCACAAAGTTGAATTTACAGCTTTGACATTCTATCCGAAACTTCAAGAAATTGTTAGAGGAGAGATTGTTGAGATTACAGACTTTGGCGCATTTGTAAGAATTGGTGCAACTGACGCGTTGCTACATCTTTCACAAATTATGGATGATTATCTAAAAAGCGATGTAAAATCTGGTTTGATACTTGCTAATCAAAGTGGAAGAACAATGAGAATTGGTACTACCCTTCGTGCAAGAATAACTGCAGTTTCTCTTGGAAAAACTGCAGCTATGAAAATAGGTATTACATGCAGACAGCCTTTCCTTGGTGCAGACGAGTGGATAGAAGAAGAGATAAAGAAAGCAAAATCTCCAGCAGCTCAAACTGAAAAAGCTAAAACTCCACCGGCAGAAAAAGCCAAGAAAGTTGTAGAAGCAAAGTGAAATTAATATGGTAAAAGAAATGGCATGTAGAAAATGTAAATTTGTAACAGTAGGTAAAGTATGCCCTAATTGCAAATCAGCAGACCTGACGCCAGATTGGCGCGGTTCTATTCTTATAGTTGATCCAGCTACATCGGTAGTTGCAAAAACTTTGGGAATAACAGTGATGGGCAAGTATGCTCTAAAGGTAACCTAGATTGCACATACGTGCAAGAAAAGCGCTTGATAATTTTTTAGATGAAGATATTGGAAAAGGAGACATTACAAGTAATCTTTTACCAAGAAAAAAAATCACTGCAAGTATAATTTCAAGACAAGAAGGAGTAGTAGCTGGAGTACAATATGTAAAATACTTCTTTGTCTCAAGAGGATGTAAAGTAAAAATTCTAAAAAAAGATGGTTCAAAAATTAAACCAAACCAGAAAATAATAATTATATCAGGTTTTGCTCACACCATATTATCATGTGAGAGAACCGCGCTTAACCTATTATCCAGAATGAGTGGAATTGCAACTCAAACCAATCATCTTGTAAACAAAATAAAAAAGACAAATCCAAAAGTAAAACTTTATTCCACAAGAAAAACAGCACCTGGATTACGTTTGTTTGATAAGGACGCAGTAGAAATTGGTGGAGGCAATAGACATAGGATGTCACTTGATCAGATGATTATGATAAAGGATAATCATCTTGCAGTTTCTGATTCTGTTTGGGAGTTGGTTCAAAAGGCACGTAAAAAATACAAAATAGTTGAAGTTGAAGTTGAAGGCCTAAATGATGCAATTCTTGCTGCAAAAGCGGGAGCATCCATAATAATGTTAGATAACCGCTCACCAAATGAAATTTCAAAAATTATCAACATTCTAAAAAAATTACACCTAAGAGACAAAATACGAATTGAAGCTTCAGGAGGTATTGATTCTACTAACATTCAATCATATGCAAAAACAGGTGTTGATATGATATCAGTTGGAAAAATTACTAGTTCTGCACCAGGATTAGATTTGAGTTTAGAAGTTAACTGATTGCAAGCATTCTTTCAATTGCAAGTTGTGCTTTTTGAGCAATATTTTTTGGAACCTTAACTTCATATTTTTCTTCTTTTATGGAAGCATATACCTTGTCAAGAGTTATCATCTTCATGTATTTACATACGGCATTTTCTGATATAGGAATGAATTCTTTATCTGGATTTTGTTTTCTCATTCTGTATAATATTCCTGTCTCTGTTGCAACAACAAACTTCTTCGAAGAAGAATCCTTTGCGTGGTTCATCATTCCTTCAGTAGACAGAATTTGAACCTGTCTGTTTCCATAGTCTCCTGATGCAACATCATACATAACTGATGAAGTGCAGCTACATTCTGGGTGTATTAGAAATTCAGCATTGGCATACTGATTTAGTTTTTCTTGTACATCCTGTGATCTTATACCTGCATGAACGTGACATTCTCCTGCCCAGATAAACATGTTATTTCTATTTGTCATCTTTGCAACATATGATCCTAGGAACATATCTGGCAAAAATAGAACTTCTTTATTTTCCGGAATTGATTTCACAACATTTACTGCGTTAGATGATGTACAGCAATAATCAAGCTCAGATTTTACTTCGGCAGTTGTATTCACATAACCTACCGTTATTGCCCCTGGATGTTCGTTTTTCCATTTTCGCAATTGATCTGCAGTTATTGTATCAGATAATGAACAACCAGCAGCCAGATCGGGTATGAGTACTTTTTTGTCTGGACAAGTTATAGCAGCGGTTTCTGCCATAAAGTGTACACCACAAAATAAAATTGTTTTTTGTGTTGCTTTTGCAGCTTGTCTTGATAATCCTAAAGAATCCCCTACGTAATCTGCAATATCCTGTACTTCAGGGAGTTGATAGTTATGAGCTAAAATAAGAACATCTTTTTCTTTTTTAAGCTTCAAGATTTCTGATTTTAAATTCATTTGACCAAAATAAATTGGAGATTTTTATCATTTAAAGGATAAGGTCTATGACATATTTGAGGGCATGTTGTGATATGATGGCAATATTTGCCATTTATGTTCCAATTCTAATATCATCTTGACATACCGCTCTTAGGCATTCTATTGCAGACAAAATTGCAAGCCTACTTGTTTTTGGGTTACTAGTACTGGGCATATTTTCCACCTTGATTGAGAACTTGCCAAATTTGCCTTGAGCTACTATCTCATGAGTGTTTTTGTCAGTATTTGGGTCTGCAATTATTCTTACTTTTGTGTTTAAACTTCCAAGTCCAGTCAAGCTAAGAAGAGCTGCCACGTTAATATTGGCAGGAAAGAGTCGAACCGCTTCTTGTGCTGTACCTTCAAAAATTGTTGTAGATTCTTTAATATTTTCAATATCAAGTTTCGAAGTTTCAAAGAATTTTGCTCCTTTTAATGATCTTGGACTTTTTGTCGTAACTAATGTAATTGATTCTAATTCATCTTTTACAGAGCGTATACCATCTAGACCCAAAATTGCTCCAGATGGAAGATAGATTGATCTTTTGAAATCCTTACAACCTTCAACTATAATATCTAAAATGGACTCGTCCAAAAGTGCACCAACGCTCATGATCATCAAATCTTTTCTGTTTTGTAGTATACTTAGTGCATTATCCCTAACTGCATCTTGGGATGCCGCTTCTACAATGATATCAGTTGGTGCAGCAGCAAGTAAACCTACATTTTCAGTGATCTCAGGTTTGTCCTTTAGTTTTGTTACTAGTAATTTTGAGGCATCTTTAGAAAAATCAAAAACATGGGTTAGTTTGGCTGGAATCTTTCCTGAATCAATTGCCAAGGCAATTTCAGTACCAATTGCACCACATCCCAAAAGTCCGATTCTTTTCAAGATAATCAATCTTATAATGAACCCTTGTTAAAGCTATTAGTAATAGGAAAAATAATCCTGCATAAACGAGATTAATACATAAATTGAATTTACTTTATGCGTTTCTTGGAATTTGAATCTATGATGGAACTGTATTATCTTTTTGTATTACTGGTCTTATCTTGAGTAACACTATGCACAATCCTATGAATACTACTTGAGCAACCTCTAAAAGAAGTGTCATTCCGCCAAGCCCTCTACCATGAGTCAGACCGTTGACATGTGTAGAAAACCACAATACTACCAAGACAGCAGTTCCCCCAATTCCGACATATTGCCATGTCTTATTCCATCCCTTGATTACAGGTAACGCCCAGAATACTTGCAATATTCCACCTACAAGAAATAGTATTCCCTGCCCTATTTCATCAGAAAGGGAATGAGGCGTTAGCAGTATGTGAATTATTCCTGCAACAACAGTAGTAGCAGCTGTAACATAAACAAGTGGAATAATTTTTGCTCTATCCGATTGTACGGTTTTACTCATATTCAAAACAAGATTCTAAAACTGGTTATAATGTATTAGGCAACAAAGTTCTTGAAAGATATAATATAAGAGGATTAAATCCTGTAAGACCCATATACCATATGATTCCATTCTAGACGCGTTAGGGAAATTTCTCAATTAACAAACCTAAATTAGAAATATTATGAAATTAATTAGATATAGTGAAAGGAAGGTCAATGAATTGAAACAAGCAGAATCAGGATTAATGGAGAGATTTCTCTTCAGAATAGCTAAACAGTGGATAGCTGGTGATACCATGGAGCAAGCATTGGAATCAGCACGCCTTGCAAACAAGCACGGTATGAATGCAATAATCAACAAACTTGGAGAACATATGACTTCGAAAAATCAAATCGAGAACACCGTATCAGAATATCTTGTTCTTGTTGCTAATTTACATAAATCCAAAGTAGAAGGTGGTATATCGATCAAACCCACCCAGATAGGATTATCAAAAAATAAAAACGAGTGCACTGAAAACTTTAGCAAAATAATAGAAAAAGCATCGTTATCACAATCCTTTGTCTGGATTGACATGGAATCATCTGAACATACTGATGATACCATTGTAATCTATGATGAATTATTTGACAAATATGAAAGATTAGGTATAGCTCTTCAGGCAAATCTAAAGCGAACATCAAAAGATTTGGCGGATCTACTAAAAAAAGGAGCAAAAGTCCGTCTAGTAAAAGGAGCATATCATGAAGATAAGAAAACTGCTTTTCAGACAAGAAAAGAGGTTGATGAAAATTATAAGAAATTAATGGAAATGCTTTTTGCCAATGGCAATGAATTTGGTATTGCAACACATGATTCTAAATTAATTGATGAGGCAATACAACTGTACAAAACTCATGAGAGAAAATTTGAGTTCCAAATGCTTAAGGGAATACGAGATGAAATAAAACCAATTCTTGTAAAAAAGGGATTTTTGGTATCAGAGTACATTCCATATGGAACAAACTGGCTTCCATATTCTATTAGAAGACTAAAGGAAAGAAAGCGAAACATTTTGCTGTTGGGAAGTTCCTTTATTCATTCACATCGAGTTTGAGTCTGCTCTCTCATAAATTGAAGAAGATAGTATTCCCCTCCAGCCCCTTTACCTGAAATTCCAGATTCTTTCCAGCCTACAAATGGTTGGGCTCCAACCATTGCACCTGTGGTTGCACTTGCAGCTCTATTTGCATAAGTTACACCAGCTTCGATTTTTTCAAAGAATGTCTCAATTTCTTTCTGATCTTTGCTAAATATCCCAGCAGTAAGACCATAATTGGTTTTATTTACCATCTTTATCCCTTCGTCAAAGCTATCAAACAGAATAACACAGACAAATGGTAAAAACAATTCTTCTGTTATCAGATAATGTCCTTGTGGAAGGTCAGTAACTATCGTAGGCTCTACAAAGTATCCGTGTTGACAATCTAAATCTTTTAGAACCGAACCACCAAATACAACCTTTCCATCTTTTTTTGCAATCTCCGATGCTCTTTGAAATTTGTTTATTGCATCTTCATTGATGACTGGTCCCATGAAAACATCTTTTTGCCAAGGATAACCTATTTTGATGGATTTTGTTTTTGATACTAGTTTTTCCATAAACTGATTTGCAATATTTTTTTGCACATAAACTCTGGAACAGGCACTACACTTTTGTCCTCCATATCCAAATGATGCACGTAAAACTCCTTCTGAAGCTTTTTCAAGATCTGCTGATTCTGTAATTATTGTAGGATTCTTTCCTCCCATTTCAGAAATAAATGGTCGCGGTTGTTTCTTGACAAAAGATTGAAAGCCTGACATTCCAACTTCTTTTGAGCCAGTAAAAGCAATTCCATCAACAAGAGGGCTTTCAAGTATTGTTTTACCTACAACACTTCCTGCACCAGTAACAAAATTCAGAGCTGCCGGAGGAAGCTTGTGATAGATTGATTCTACAAATTTGAATGCTGAAAGTGGAGTATCACTAGATGGTTTGAGAACTGCAGAATTGCCTGTAATGAGAGCGCCCGTAGTCATTCCGATTGCAATAGCAGATGGAAAATTAAATGGAGATATTATTCCCCAAAGACCGTATGGTTTGAGTACGCTTTGTGTTTTTTCATTTGGATTGGCGCTCTTTGTTTCCTTAGAAAAGCCTTGATTTGATTCAAGTTGTTCCGCATAAAATCTAAGAAAATCAACTGCTTCATCTACATCACCCATAGCTTCAAGGCGATTTTTACCGTTTTCAAATGTCATTATAGCAGCAAG
This genomic stretch from Nitrosopumilaceae archaeon harbors:
- a CDS encoding sodium-translocating pyrophosphatase; the encoded protein is MTLKEMIPVGASVIAFIIATILAAWVSKQKPGTQQMLDISNAVGVGAMAFLRREFRIVIPIAIGLAVLIGAAIGSTNGIAFAVGAGLSAIAGLIALKITVKAAVRAANASGKGLGHTFALAFRGGATVGLAVPAMALLGMSLLYFAFPNPITIAGVGIGASLIALFIRVGGGIFTKAADMGADLVGKVEANIPEDDPRNPATIADNVGDNVGDAAGMGSDIYESYIVTMLASLLIAGLIGTPQNLFYPMLIGASGLFASIIGIATITPRKMTDVNKPLANAFYVSAAIAIALNFVFTYLFLGHTQIAYALFGSTVIGVILVPVIQRITDYFTSYRFKPVQEIAASAKWGYASLTLMGIIQGMRSTGPFMIAIVVALATSYVLASSAAPDPTQSTLYGIFGTSLTAMAMLSLAGIVLSIDAFGPISDNAGGIVEMTSMGEENRKVTDEIDAVGNTTKAVTKGFAIASAGLAALAMIQAFQYEAGKVFHHVFDYSLSNPAVVIGLLVGGLLPFFITSQLISAVARAASKMVEEVRRQFKETPDILTGKTKPDYAKCVDVATVASLRELWKSATITIAAPIILGIVLGPSAVVGLLMGAVITGIFLAFHLANTGGAWDNAKKYMEINKQKGTEEHKIAIVGDIIGDPYKDTAGPALNTVIKLLNTVAIVFVSAFVGIFIL
- a CDS encoding DNA-directed RNA polymerase, whose product is MFSISTLTDVVRIPPKLFGESLKKAATTILREKYESMINPELGYVIMILDTKVEKMGKIVSGDGGTYHKVEFTALTFYPKLQEIVRGEIVEITDFGAFVRIGATDALLHLSQIMDDYLKSDVKSGLILANQSGRTMRIGTTLRARITAVSLGKTAAMKIGITCRQPFLGADEWIEEEIKKAKSPAAQTEKAKTPPAEKAKKVVEAK
- the spt4 gene encoding transcription elongation factor subunit Spt4: MVKEMACRKCKFVTVGKVCPNCKSADLTPDWRGSILIVDPATSVVAKTLGITVMGKYALKVT
- the nadC gene encoding carboxylating nicotinate-nucleotide diphosphorylase; translated protein: MHIRARKALDNFLDEDIGKGDITSNLLPRKKITASIISRQEGVVAGVQYVKYFFVSRGCKVKILKKDGSKIKPNQKIIIISGFAHTILSCERTALNLLSRMSGIATQTNHLVNKIKKTNPKVKLYSTRKTAPGLRLFDKDAVEIGGGNRHRMSLDQMIMIKDNHLAVSDSVWELVQKARKKYKIVEVEVEGLNDAILAAKAGASIIMLDNRSPNEISKIINILKKLHLRDKIRIEASGGIDSTNIQSYAKTGVDMISVGKITSSAPGLDLSLEVN
- a CDS encoding proline dehydrogenase family protein, encoding MKQAESGLMERFLFRIAKQWIAGDTMEQALESARLANKHGMNAIINKLGEHMTSKNQIENTVSEYLVLVANLHKSKVEGGISIKPTQIGLSKNKNECTENFSKIIEKASLSQSFVWIDMESSEHTDDTIVIYDELFDKYERLGIALQANLKRTSKDLADLLKKGAKVRLVKGAYHEDKKTAFQTRKEVDENYKKLMEMLFANGNEFGIATHDSKLIDEAIQLYKTHERKFEFQMLKGIRDEIKPILVKKGFLVSEYIPYGTNWLPYSIRRLKERKRNILLLGSSFIHSHRV
- a CDS encoding Mrp/NBP35 family ATP-binding protein, yielding MVSVDDVLRTLSTVIDPDLKKDIVSMGMIKDLEINTNDLKFTLELTTPACPFNDQIEEDVRKAVSTLGNLKLDLKVTAKVMEGRALSMDEMMPTVKNIIGVASGKGGVGKTTVSVNLALALAQSGAKVGLLDADIYGPSVPLMLGMGKAVMEVENNKLQPAESNGLKVVSFGFFAEQDHQAAIYRGPIISGIVKQFLVDTNWSDLDYLIVDLPPGTGDIPLTLAQTIPITGILVVTTPQDVASNVAVKAFGMFQKLNVPIIGIIENMSYFKCPDCKKDHYVFGRGGARKISEKYGIPFLGEIPLNPGIMEGSDSGRPVLVTDPKSAHASAFTNVAKNVAARCSILASQLNEEIKAEVATQK
- a CDS encoding aldehyde dehydrogenase family protein, whose product is MFENEKTWASAVLNNSTDEFNEKFDQAIDAVKKDFGKKYPMIIGGKEIYSDNQFQVRSPADTRIVIANFPLATKEDALHAIDSAKDAFSRWSQVSYQKRVEIFRECAKTLSSDKFQLAAIMTFENGKNRLEAMGDVDEAVDFLRFYAEQLESNQGFSKETKSANPNEKTQSVLKPYGLWGIISPFNFPSAIAIGMTTGALITGNSAVLKPSSDTPLSAFKFVESIYHKLPPAALNFVTGAGSVVGKTILESPLVDGIAFTGSKEVGMSGFQSFVKKQPRPFISEMGGKNPTIITESADLEKASEGVLRASFGYGGQKCSACSRVYVQKNIANQFMEKLVSKTKSIKIGYPWQKDVFMGPVINEDAINKFQRASEIAKKDGKVVFGGSVLKDLDCQHGYFVEPTIVTDLPQGHYLITEELFLPFVCVILFDSFDEGIKMVNKTNYGLTAGIFSKDQKEIETFFEKIEAGVTYANRAASATTGAMVGAQPFVGWKESGISGKGAGGEYYLLQFMREQTQTRCE
- a CDS encoding GTP-dependent dephospho-CoA kinase family protein, whose amino-acid sequence is MHLPENLRDKLKKPLGVLLKDSDITKESILKNIPLGSFVISVGDATTEKLIKYEIVPSLQIVDGVEKRVKREMPSGNIKTTLNCNNPPAEITIESVKTIKKAFQSTKPVRITVNGEEDLLVLPVVVYAPENSIVLYGQPNEGLVIVPVNVEMRNKAQSIMNSMR
- a CDS encoding aspartate dehydrogenase, with the protein product MKRIGLLGCGAIGTEIALAIDSGKIPAKLTHVFDFSKDASKLLVTKLKDKPEITENVGLLAAAPTDIIVEAASQDAVRDNALSILQNRKDLMIMSVGALLDESILDIIVEGCKDFKRSIYLPSGAILGLDGIRSVKDELESITLVTTKSPRSLKGAKFFETSKLDIENIKESTTIFEGTAQEAVRLFPANINVAALLSLTGLGSLNTKVRIIADPNTDKNTHEIVAQGKFGKFSIKVENMPSTSNPKTSRLAILSAIECLRAVCQDDIRIGT
- the nadA gene encoding quinolinate synthase NadA encodes the protein MNLKSEILKLKKEKDVLILAHNYQLPEVQDIADYVGDSLGLSRQAAKATQKTILFCGVHFMAETAAITCPDKKVLIPDLAAGCSLSDTITADQLRKWKNEHPGAITVGYVNTTAEVKSELDYCCTSSNAVNVVKSIPENKEVLFLPDMFLGSYVAKMTNRNNMFIWAGECHVHAGIRSQDVQEKLNQYANAEFLIHPECSCTSSVMYDVASGDYGNRQVQILSTEGMMNHAKDSSSKKFVVATETGILYRMRKQNPDKEFIPISENAVCKYMKMITLDKVYASIKEEKYEVKVPKNIAQKAQLAIERMLAIS